TACTTTTTTCAAGATATAATTACTATTTATCCTTAACAAGTGCACATGTTAGCTTCTCCAATAAAGCAAACCCTTTGTGAGGAAACTTATTGAGTAAAGTAAACCCTTTATTTATTGAGTAAAGTAAAGTAAACTTGTACTAGTAATAGTATGTTGATCATGTTACTCGTATAATGCTTTGAAAAAGAAACTCCACTATACCTGTATTCAACACCAATCTCaaccattcattcattcattcattttgttTCCTTATTTATCAATCATCACGCTTAGATGGAGAAAAAGACAGAGGGTAGCACCAAAAGAGCGTGAGAGGATTCAAATTCCACTAATTTAgagtttgataaaaatgtactatttatttaccttgtttttatcatatttttttaataatatataaatgtaaataataatatataagatcttgttcaatttattttgatgagtattttcaaaatattaaatttttataatttttactaatagacaattaaagatattagtgatcaaaattatgcattgacgTACGTGCAGTGGGCAAAtaggtcttataattagggacggagatAATAATGTATAATGATGTGTATTTTTGTTCTGCTCTCCCTTGTCTCGACTCTTCTTGTGCCTTAATTTGTGGTTTAATAAACTTttagccattcaaaaaaaagaaaatgtataatgatgaaattgaaaattgttgTTAACCAATTCAATATAAACACAAGCAACAATTAAGAAtatgaaaaactaaaaatattggaaaaataaattactaacTTGGAAAGGAAATGAAAAGAAGCcatttaaaactaaataaaacttaaaagatCTCAAAGCAATAATAATGATAGAATTGAAATAACAACATCCAAAATAGTAAAATCTAGTTTTGTTGTCCATTACATAATTTTCCCTAACAACCTTAAAACACCACAAAATGTAAGTTCTTCTCACTTCTCCTCCTTAACTTCTGTTAAAAGGTGAGCTAGACCATTTGTAAGAGCAGATGTTGAACTTAAACCAGCTTTCAATATGTTGAGAACCTGTAAAACATCAAAGTAAATATAAGTGGTTTCGAATTTATCTCTAAGTAAACAATTCTACAAGGTTTAAAAAGGAATATTAAGAAATATATACTAGAtactttttctctttcttaccTCCTTGATACCGATTGTGACAACCTTTTCCTTCAAATCATTAAGAGGAGTTTTCAATCTGTTAAGTAAACCCAATGCAGAAATTGGAGACAAGGGTGTTATGACCAAATCATCTGTAGCAACATACAGTGTTGGATTCTTGAGATAAGCTTCACGATTTGACTCATATTCAGATAACTTCATTTCAGAACAATTTCCCAAAAAACTCTTATCTTCaccaaatttgaaaatttgaaccTGACGATAAGCATTACCACCATAATAATACCTGTAATATTCAATAACACCTGGCTCAAGAATTGGTAATATGTGATTGCTTAATTTTATCTGTGGGGCAGTGCAAGGATCAACAAGCCTGTTCTTAGCTTCTTTTGATATCAAATATTTGTTTACATTTAATTTAGCAATGCTCTTGTACAATCCACCAATGCTTCCCAAAGCAAAATTCTCATCAAATATACGATTAATTCCTCCCAAAGGAAAAGTAAGAAAACTCAACAGTAAATCTGCAAAATCTTGTTCTCCTTGAGCACACAAAACCTTACCATCTGATTTTCTTATAACAAGTTTCAGAATGATTTGGATATTGCCACTAAATGTAACATCAAACGTGAAAAACCTTGAAACATCGATGGATGGTTTCTTTCCTAAGAAGAAATCAGTCAAGGGAGACTTGGAGAGCAAAGAAAATTTTAGCAAATCAAGTACCTacgaaattataataataaattagtaaaaataattgttaaaaaataaatatatatatcatcattGAAGAAAACAAATCTAAGCAATGATttatgaaattgaaataaaaaaccTTTTCTTTCGAGATATTCAGAACAATTTCCTTCACAGAACTTGGGTTTTTTATTCCAAATTCTTGGAGCAGCCCAAAGCTTGCATAGTCAAGGCTATTTGGCATGACCTTTAGATCATCAGTTATGATAAAAGTTGCATTGTAGTTAACAAATCCTTGGTGGAAACATTTAGGCAAAACGGGGGAGGTAAAGGAACCACTACAGTGGCATTTGTATTTATCTTTATTGGTTGATGTGATAAAATCATGTATGATGTGGGTGTGGGTGTGGGAGGTATAATATTGCCAATTATTACATGCAAAGTACTCGGTGGGTTGAGTGTCATCAATGTTGAGTTTAAGAGTGTTACAATAATCTTCGGCAAAGTTAATCGGTTGCAGCAGCATTTGTTTGATTGTATCAGCACAGAAACAACTTTGATCAAGATCTGCAACACTTTTATAGAGGGAGTTAAGACAACCAATAGAAACTGGACCAATGCTAGTTTCCTTCTCTACAAGTCTTGCAATAGTTCCTAAAGGAATTGTTAAGAAGCTACACAGAATGTCTACAAAGTCTTTCCCAGCTTCAGCAAATAAGACTTTGTTACTCTCTTCATTCAACAGAAGTTTCAAGGACACAGAAGTTTCTGTTTGAGTAGTGTTAGTAGCAGCAGCGGCCATGTTAATTGGTAGAAACTGAAAAGTTTGGGGGTTTGGTTAAAGGGTGACTTTGCCCGGCGTATTAAGCATCCATTTGATTCATATATAAGGATTGCAATTCTGCTTTTTTATAACAGAAACTCTTCATTTtcttaagtattttttttttttaataaaattttcaaaatttattttcgtTTAAATGTAAGTCTTGAAATTCGTACTATTTGAATTCTTGTAAACTTAAGATAGGAGTAACTTAATGAATGTACGGTGGTATTAACGAGTACTCGTATTTTCAAACCAACAATATGTCAAAAAGGATATGCGAAGGGTTCTATGCATTTAGGAATAATTAACAACAGTGATAGTggcaatattttttataatagtgatagtggcaatatttttttttttttttaattaatcaaacTTTAATGCATTTCATTCACTCAAGAATTTGATAAGCTATGCAAAGGATATGCGAAGGGTTCTATGCAAAGGATATGAGAATTTGATAAGCTACCTCGTAAAAGTTTACTCAAGAATTACAATAGTGATAGTggcaatattttttattttattttaattaatcaaacTTTAATGCATTTCATTCACTAGAAACTAGGGGAATAATCTCATATTGATAGAAATTATTTCAAGAATTTGTCTTCCGAGCAAAAGTATAAGCAACCGTATTCTCATGTCTTCAAACAAACTTTACTTTAGAGTTCACGCACAACATAATATAATTTGGGTAATGTCAATGTCACActacaaaaaaatgttcatttacaaaaataatttaaaatcatttattgacaaaaaaattctgCCACAGAGTTATCGGCAAAAAATTCCACCAAAAAATAATGCAATTCCGCCAATAAATATATcaggaaaaatttaaaaaaataaaaataacaatatatatattggagGAATATTCCGCTAGAAtgtgttaaataaaaaatgccAAAATGTTTGGGCCGAAATTTCCAGCAATAACTAGTTATGGAAATTCCCAACATTTGATGGCTTCATTTTTTAAGGAATAATCCGCCTGTAAGTCAGTTTCTAACACAGAATGGTTGTGGTAGAAATTTTCGCCAATAAGTTTGGTGAGTCATCCAACAgtcaaaaatattttgatgGTATTATTCCTTCCCACTATTAGAGGTGGGAATATGCTAGGTCAAGCAAAGCTTTGTCAAGCTTGAGTCTGGCCTGTAAAAACATCGAAGGCCTGAGTCTATTATGTGGCTTATCatagacttattttttaggcctgagtctgaccttttgaaagtctaatgtggcctgttagcctatTTAACATAATACTATTTCAcattaacatatttaaatagataataattatatttatttataaataaacttatgaactaataaaccaacatccttttgatattttttttttggtacatacgtccttttgatatttaacatgatactTTAGAAAATTTGACTATAAATGTCATCATATTTAATTCtggtttataataatacatttatatatgtaaacaactaatgtagattaataaaattaaactactgaaaaagttgatgatgaatttataatttaatcaaagtaccaatttaatatataaataataatagtagtaaaaatattattcatattaacatAAATAGGCCGACCTAGTTGGCTAAAAggtttttttaatggcctgcaaCCTATCATATTTATCTAAATAGAAGAAAATAATTCTCACCCCAACAATTATACCTCTACCacaacaaatcaattttattcttccaattttaccctttactttgtttgttaaaataattttactctttattatttgagtttaaaataaatttgatttataGTGACTGAAAATTTGtcactaaaagtaaaaattctGTAAATAGATCTCTTTTTCACCTCTACCAGAACACTTTTTCAAAGTAATCCGGTTCTTTATTTCATACGAGAAAACGGTACGGTGCAAATTGGTGTTAAATGGGTATACAAACTCAAATTGAAATCTAATGGGACAGTGGCAaaaccaaggttttaaattgcgatccgcatccgcaattgcggcCGCAGTATTGCTGATGCAGTAGCTACCGCAACCGCatcgcaccgcaattgcggtgtgatcttaattcacgtgtacggccGCATCAGAAGCCTCATCACAACCGCATCGGAAGCCGCATCAGTTGTTTTCGGCGATgttccttcaaattttctcaccaaaaagtaaaatttatgaactttaAATcttaatttgtgtcaaattaatgaaaaatctcacttttaacaatctctcaactgtgtattttaaatacatttaaattattgtttattgaataaactaagactatgcaatggtggataaatagtgtagttacatattaatttgattttatatagcttgtgaaatttcaaaatgatttcacgccgcaacaacCGTATTGCGCGTGCAGGAACCGCAATgaccgcattcgcaacaaccagcaaccgcaaccgcatccgcaaccgcaatttaaaaccttgggcAAAACACAAAGTAACATTTGTTGCTAACAAATTTCTACAAAGAACCCAGAGTTGACTATTTTGAGAAGTGAAAAGATCAAATCGGTTGTTGTAATTTCAAGTGGAACATTCTCAAATGGTGTACTGTCCTACTGTACTGATATGCAAAAGTATGTTATAAAGATAGCTATAAAGATATTATCACCTGAACTGAACACACACATAGATCTCAAAACGATAATGCAACAAATAACCAACACAAAATAGTAAATTTAGTTATGCCCgttcaaaaaattaaatctagTGATGTTCTATTACAAGTTTTGCAGCATATACCTTAATCCTTAAAACATACTGTAAGTTACATAACAAAACCTTAACAATTGTTACTACTCCTCCTTAACTTCGGTTAACAAGTGACTGAGACCATTTGTTAGAGCAGATGTTGAGGTCAAAGCAGATTTCAATATTCTCACACACTAcatcaagaaaaagaaaagcatGTTCAACTAGTCTAGTCTAGTTGCATAATACTTCAAAAACCAAAATACTAGCGtagataataaataaaaagatttattttattacttaCCTCCTTCATACCAATGTTGACAACCTTTTTCTCCAGGTCTTCAAGAGGAATTTGCAAACGTTGGATTAATAAGAGAACTGAAATCGGAGATGAAGGTCCAATAACCAACTCATCTGTAGCTAGGTAAGTTGTCGGTCCCTTGATATATCCTTCATTACTTCCAGCATTTTCATTGTCCTTAGCTAGATGCATTGATTCATATTTTCCTTTATCTTTCCGGTATTCAGTACTTATGAAATATTTATGCTGAAAAATACTTTGCCGGGGACTTTCACCttgataataacaataaaacttCGCAGGTGACTGGTTTATCGGTAATATGTGTTTGCTAGATTTGTACTCATGAGCCAAATGAGGATCAACAAGTCTattctttgtttcttttgacAGCAAAATTTTGGTTTCGTCGAATTCAACAATACTTTTGTATAATCCATCTATGCTGCCAATAGAACTATATCCTCCTAACTTACGAACAACACCTCCTAGAGGAAATGCCAGAAAGCTTAATAATAAATCTGCAAAATCTTGCTCCCCATGAGCAAACAGTATTTTTCCATGTGATTTTCTTATAACTAGCTCCACATTGATTTGAAAATTAGTATCCAAATTATTTTCAGTATCGCAGGAAAAAATCCAAATCCTCTCTATCGAAAGTTTATTTCTTAGGAATACATCGGTCAAAGGTGACTTAGAAACCAAAGCACACTTTAAAAGATCCAGTACCTAAATAGTCATATATAGCCATAAGAATCAACCAAAAAAGATTTGgtcagttattcaataaatctgaaaAGTAAGTATTTAGTCATAATAGTCTAAGGGAGTATGTGTATAGCATATAACAAACTACAAGCAATTAATCATATGAAGAATCAAACAGGAAAAGTTTTACTTTTACCTTTTCCTTAGTAACATTTAAAGTCATTTCCTTTGTAGAAGTTGTGACTATTCCTGAATTCTTGAGCAGAGAAATGCTTGTATAAACCAAGGAGTTTGACATGATAATCAAATCATCAGTAATAAGAAAAGTAGCATCACTATTAACAAATCCTTCGCGAAAATGTTTCAGAACAACAGAACGCATAGCACTCCCAGTCCCACACTTACAACGCTGATCCAAATAAAGAGAGGAGTTGAACTTGCAATTGCTGCTTTTCAAACACCTGATGAAGTAATTTGTGGGTTGAGTGTCATCGATATTAACTTTAATACTGCTGCAATAATCTTCCGACGAATTTTTTGGCTGCAACAGCAATTCTTTGATTGAATCTGTCCAGTAACACTGTTCTTTGAGATTTGCCACACTTTGATAGAGTGAGTTAAGACAACCAACTGTGACAGGTCCCATGTTCGAATCTTTCTGAGAAAGTCTAGCAATGGTACCTAATGGTAATGTTAAAAAGCTACAGAGAATATCCACAAAGTCCTTCCCTGCTTCAGCAAACACAACTTTATTACTCTCTTCGTTAATTAGAAGTTTCAGCTGCACATTCTCTTCTGTTTCAGTAGTATCAGCCATGGCAGAAGAACAAGAAGTTTGAAATCTATGCTGAAAGGTTAAATGAAAGGATTGCAAATTGCAAAGGATTACAAACCCACACTTTACTATAACCTTTAGTGTTCTTTTTAAATTGAACCTTTGGTATTCTTTATTGACAAATGCTAACGAGTGCGCTCGGGGCACTCTTTAATACCTttaatagtaagttttttttatagaattttatgagaatgcgtaaagtcaacatATTGGAAATTGTATCgtttaatttgttaataaagaaatggaatgcttaaaagGTGCCCCGgagacactcgttagcaagacccttctttattttttattggttgtaacatcttaattattgaaattgaaattagtaGTAGTATTTGAATTCTTGGGAGAAAAAACGTTGGTGGCGGATTTTTCATGggaatgcataaaaaaaattaaataagaccTTAATACGACCTTTGCACTTGCCCGTAATGTGGCTGATTAATAAATAAGGATCACTTGTTTCACTGGTCATAAAGTGTTTACTTGCTGAAGAAATTATAGGAGGAAGTTTAAGGAATGAAAATTTAAAGGGAACATTTTCTAGTTGACAAAATTAGTAGCATAGTTAGACTTGGTAGGGATGACCACAGTTTGATCTCTCGCAACTTCGATCAGGAGCGgatggaaccacttgatgccagaacgaC
This genomic interval from Trifolium pratense cultivar HEN17-A07 linkage group LG6, ARS_RC_1.1, whole genome shotgun sequence contains the following:
- the LOC123892515 gene encoding uncharacterized protein LOC123892515; this translates as MAAAATNTTQTETSVSLKLLLNEESNKVLFAEAGKDFVDILCSFLTIPLGTIARLVEKETSIGPVSIGCLNSLYKSVADLDQSCFCADTIKQMLLQPINFAEDYCNTLKLNIDDTQPTEYFACNNWQYYTSHTHTHIIHDFITSTNKDKYKCHCSGSFTSPVLPKCFHQGFVNYNATFIITDDLKVMPNSLDYASFGLLQEFGIKNPSSVKEIVLNISKEKVLDLLKFSLLSKSPLTDFFLGKKPSIDVSRFFTFDVTFSGNIQIILKLVIRKSDGKVLCAQGEQDFADLLLSFLTFPLGGINRIFDENFALGSIGGLYKSIAKLNVNKYLISKEAKNRLVDPCTAPQIKLSNHILPILEPGVIEYYRYYYGGNAYRQVQIFKFGEDKSFLGNCSEMKLSEYESNREAYLKNPTLYVATDDLVITPLSPISALGLLNRLKTPLNDLKEKVVTIGIKEVLNILKAGLSSTSALTNGLAHLLTEVKEEK
- the LOC123891276 gene encoding uncharacterized protein LOC123891276 is translated as MADTTETEENVQLKLLINEESNKVVFAEAGKDFVDILCSFLTLPLGTIARLSQKDSNMGPVTVGCLNSLYQSVANLKEQCYWTDSIKELLLQPKNSSEDYCSSIKVNIDDTQPTNYFIRCLKSSNCKFNSSLYLDQRCKCGTGSAMRSVVLKHFREGFVNSDATFLITDDLIIMSNSLVYTSISLLKNSGIVTTSTKEMTLNVTKEKVLDLLKCALVSKSPLTDVFLRNKLSIERIWIFSCDTENNLDTNFQINVELVIRKSHGKILFAHGEQDFADLLLSFLAFPLGGVVRKLGGYSSIGSIDGLYKSIVEFDETKILLSKETKNRLVDPHLAHEYKSSKHILPINQSPAKFYCYYQGESPRQSIFQHKYFISTEYRKDKGKYESMHLAKDNENAGSNEGYIKGPTTYLATDELVIGPSSPISVLLLIQRLQIPLEDLEKKVVNIGMKECVRILKSALTSTSALTNGLSHLLTEVKEE